The Nocardia vinacea genome contains the following window.
CACGCGGGTGTTTACTTGCCAACGCAAGGTGCCGATCGTTCGCTGAGGCTCCTTCACGGATATAGGCCAGCGACCCCGAACGTCGAGAGACGCCCCGGGTCAGGACAGATCTCCCCGGCCTAAGGGGTGATCCCGATTGGCTCCCGATGTAGTCGGGTTCACGCCGTGAAGTGCCAAAGGTCTTACGAGGAGAGGCTTTGACCGGTGGTTTTATCGGATTCCTCTGATGTGCTCTGCGACGTTGGCACACGACGTCCGGCTGTGCCGTGCGTCCGATCGAAGGAAGGAGGTGAGCCGGATGTCCGGCGGTGATAGTTCCAGACCCCCGTTAGCCGAATATTCACCCGGCGACACCTCCGCAGCGGCGCTCCGGCACGGGTCCAGTCCGTAGCCTGCTGTTCGATGGTGCGCTTGACCTGGTCAGGGAGTGCGTGATGTCAACGGTAGAGATGATCCTGCGGCTGCTGGCCGGTGTCGGCTTGGGCGCGGTGATCGGATTCGAGCGGCAGTATCGGGCCAGGATGGCGGGGCTGCGCACCAATGCGCTCGTTGCGGCAGGTGCGACACTGTTCGTCCTGCTCTCTGCGCACGGTTTCCACGGCGGTACCGCCGATCCGACCCGGGTGGCCGCGCAGATCGTCTCCGGTATCGGTTTCCTCGGCGCGGGTGTGATCATCCGCGACGGTTTGAATGTGCGCGGGCTCAATACCGCTGCGACACTGTGGTGTTCGGCCGCCGTCGGCGCGCTGGCCGGTGCGGGCATGTTCACCACTGCTGCCGCGGGCGCGGTGGCGGTAATGGTGGTCAATATCGCGCTGCGCGCCGCCGGGCGTGCGGTGGACCGCCAGCCCGATGCCGCCGCAGAACAACCCGCGTCCTACGTGTTCGTCGCGGTGACCAACGATGAGCAGGAAGCCCAAGTACGGGCACTGCTGGTTCAGGCGTTGACCCGCACCGACTTTCGACTGCTCTCGGTGTCCAGCGCGAATACCGAAATCCCGGGTCGAGTGGAGGTACGCGCCGAACTCACCGGTGACCAGCGCGACGACCGGCAGATGGAATCGGCAGTGAGTCGGCTCAGCCTGGAACCATCGGTGACCAGTGTCGGCTGGCATATTTCGGTCGACGACACCGCGGACGGAGCTCGGGCATGACTCCGCTGCGCTCCTATCTCTCTCGGGATGCCCTCGATCGGCCACGCAATCGGCGGGCGGATGTGGTGGTGTTCGTCGGTGCGGCAGTCCTGATCTGGGCAATCGTGCGGATCTCGACGAGTATTGCGGTGCCGTTCGACGAAACCACAACTGCGAGACGAACTGCGCGTGCTCGACGGGATCGACCTACGACTGCGCAGCGGTGAGATCGTCGCGCTGCTGTGGCGTCCGGATTCGGGCAAGTCCACGCTGCTGCGCATTACCGCCGGACTCATCGCACCGTCCAGCGGCCACGTCCGCTATCGCGGTACCGAACTCAACCGGCCAGGGTGTGAAACCACCCAGCCATCGGCAATCAAGATCCGACCGGTGGGTTCAATGCGCTGTGTGCGGCGGCGAACGTCTCAATTGCCGGTACCCGAACCGTGACCGCGGAGCTCGCTGGCCGGTCCGCAAATCCCTGCACTCTTCCTGCCCGACACCGTCATCCGGCGCTGGGGGCTACGCCACTGCGCCGCCGCCGAAGTCGTGCAGAAGCTGCTCGGACACGCCAGCATCAGCACCACCGTCGACACCTACACCGGGATGCGGGCGGCCCGATCCACGAACACGAGGCGTGGCTCGGCGAGATCGCAGGATCGATCTGACGTTGTCCTTCTTGCGGCAAAAGCGCTCGGAGACAGAGCGATTGGCCGGGTGGCACCCGCCAGGTCCGTCATGATCGCCCTGGCGCCACCGCCCAGCAGGGGCTAGGAGAACGAACCCAACGCCCTTGCGGGACAGCCCGGATCGGTGGTCCCGCAAGGCAGCGCCTCACCTCAGCGGGGCCATCCACGGGACTGCGTTGTGAGCAAAGCTCTGCTTGACCGGCACCAGGTCGGCATGATCATCCAAGGCCGTGATCGTGACCCCCACCATGCCGGCTTCATCCCCCTTGGACGCGACCGAGGAACCGCGCTTCGGACAGAACCCGCGGCAGATCTGCGGGAAGGTCTCGAACCAGGTCGGTTCCCCGCCCGGACCGGTCCACGCGAATCCTTCCTCCGGGAACGACACCCACGACATTACCGGGGCGCCTGAAAGCCTCTGGCAGTGCTCGCACGAGCACAGATGAGGGAAGTCCGGGTCGCCGGTCGCGGAGAAACGGATATTGCCGCAGAGACAGCCGCCGTTCACATCGCTCCTTCTTGCTGGACACCATGTCGTTTCATCCAAGGCCGCGCGTTGTTGATCAACGACACCCGACGCTCGGCAAGGCCTTCGCCGTCGCGGCACCGAGCAGACATGGTCACTCTGTCACACAGCCGACGGCGAGTTCGCTTGCATAGTGCAGAGCAGCTTGTGTGAGATGTTCGCTTCTGCGGCCGGACCCAGCGCAATGGCCCAGGCTGGAAGAGATCCGCGACAATCTCCAAGTCCGCATCATCGAGGCCGAACGCGAGGGCCGGCTCGGCTAAGTCGAGGGCCTCAGGTCAGCTACAGCGGCGTCAAGGACAAGCTCGCCCAGATCAACACCACCCGTGTTTGGTCAGCTGAGCGGCGGTTCCATGTCGGCGATGTCGCCTGGGGATGGCACTCGATCTCCAGTGCACAGACGGTGTTTCGCGTGTCGATTTGGGAGGAACACGGCGTGGTGCTGGCGTGGGCATGGGTGGAGCTGCCCGGCCACGTCGAGTTCCTCGTCGATCCGGACGCTGTCGAGCTGCTGCCCCAGCTGCTCGACTGGTTCGAGACGGTGGCCACAGGCCCCGCGCTGTCGTGTCAGGTGATGGAGGGCGATCGTCACCAGCGTCGGGCGTTGACTCAGCGCGGCTACACGGCGCAGGAAGCTGGGCCGTTTTTCCGCCGCCATGTCCACGATCTGGCAGGCCTCCCAGCGCCGTCACTGCCGGATGGGTTCGCGATCAGCCATGTCGCCAGCGGCGACGCCGAACGGCGGGCGGCCGTGCACCGCGCCGGCTGGTCCGACTTCGGCTCCCGCCTCACCACAGAGAGCTACCGCAACGTCATGGCCGCCTACCCCTACCGCAAGCAGACCGACCTCGTCGTCCTCGCACCCGACGGCGAGTGGGTGGCCTCGGCACTGGGCTGGTACGACGAGATCAACAAGGTCGGCCTCGTCGAGCCGGTCTCCTGCGCTCCCGCGTTCAGAGGCATCGGTCTGGCCAAAGCAGTCAATATCGCCCTCCTACATGCATTCCGATCACTCGGAGCGACCCAGTCGGCGATCCTGCCCCGCGGCGACCAGGCATACCCGGTGCCAGCGCGCCTTTATCAGTCCATCGGCTACCAGCCCGGCCCCCGCACCCTGCACTACGCGCGGAACTGATCCATCCAGTGTGCCGCACAGCCCGCGTTGGTCAGCCACGACCAGTGCCGATCTACAAGCCAGTCGAGCGCCTATGCCCGACGGCCACACATCCGGCCGAGCGCCCTGACAACACAACAGCTGGCCCTGCTCCTCCAGGTACTCGCGGACAGCGAGCAGGCAGCTCAGGTAGTCATTATCAACCGACCCGAACGCGCCCTGAGACCATCGTGGACCCACCCGCCGATCTGCCCCCGATACCCTCGACCCCATGATCATCTGGCTGAACGGAACCTTCGGCGCCGGAAAAACCACCACCGCAACAGAATTGACTACCCTGCTACCCGGGTCGCGGATCTTCGACACCGAGGAAGTCGGGCTCATGCTCCGCCACGTCCTCGGCACCGAAACCGTCCGGGACTTCCAGGATTGGCAGCCCTGGCGAGGACTGGTCGTGGCCGCAGCCACACAGATCCTCGACTACGTCGGCGGTGTCCTGGTCATTCCCCAATCCGTTCTCGTCCACCAATACTGGCAGGAGATCCGCACCGGCCTCGAAACCGCGAGCGTCCCACTGCATCACTTCGTTCTCCACGCCGAACGCGACGAACTGCTCCGCCGCATCGAAACCGACCCCACAAAACCGAACTCAACATGGCGCCTCGAGCGCCTCGACGACTACGACGCCGCCCGTTCCTGGCACAGCCAGGAAGCACACGTCATCGACACTACCGACTTGCAGCCACGCCGGGTCGCGAAACTGGTTGCCACACAAGCTGATCAAACCCGAACAATAGCGACGGATCGACATCCGACGAACTGACGACACTGCAACGGACACTTGCCTCAAAATCACCGAGATTCACCGGACCCCCGACGTCTCACGAAGTTGAGGCACCGCACCTCACGGCTGAACGCTGCCTCATGATCAACGCGACAGGACAGATCGCTCCAGCTGAGTGGGTTGTGTGGATAAGCAACTGACGTTCGTTCGTTGCGGACCCTGATGGATAGCTTCAGTGAGGAGGCCTCCGAGAACTGTCGGCGAGCACGCTGGGGACGTGCACGTCGCTGCCGAATGTGACTGCGCGCCCGGCTTCTTCGCATCATCATTGCGGGTGTCCGTCGATATCCGGTATGAAGAGAAATTGCTTCGGCCGATCGGCTGGACTCCCGCACACGTTCGCGGGCTGACCCTTGGGGTGCTGCCCGAGCTGGCGACGGCCGCGACGGACCGAAGCAAAGCGGACGGGAATGGTCCGGTATCCGCCGCCCGACTCTATTACGCTGATGCCGGACGCGGGAATGACGTGGAAGTGCGGGTGACTGGGTTGTCGGATCTGCTGCTTGGTGTCGACATGGGTACGGGCAGCACCAAGGGGGTGCTGACAACCAGCGACGGCAGGATCCTCGCGACGGCGGTCCGAAAACACGGCATGAGCCTTCCTCGGCCGGGCTGGGCAGAGGTAGATGCAGAGACCATCTGGTGGGGCGATCTGGTCGAGGTATGCCGGGAACTCGTTCCCCATATCGCAGAGCATCGTCTAGCCGGCATATGCGTCAGTGGCGTCGGTCCGTGCCTGCTGCTGTGTGACCAGGATTTGCGCCCGGTCCGGTCGGCGATTCTCTACGGAATCGACATGCGGGCTACGGCGGAGATAACTGAACTCACTGACCGACTCGGTGCCGACAAAGTGCTGCAGCGTTGCGGTAAAGCTCTGTCGACGCAAGCAGTGGGACCGAAAATGCTGTGGGTGGCGCGGAACGAGCCCGACGTGTGGCAACGGGCCACCCGGTGGTACAACTCCAGCTCATATGCCGTCGCAAAACTGACCGGGTCCTACGTGCTCGACCACCATACGGCCAGCCAGAGTGACCCGCTGTACGACCTGCGCGGACAGGATTGGGCGCAGGATTGGATCGGCGATATCGTCGGGCATCTCGAGATGCCGCAGATCGTTTGGCCACATGAGGTTGTTGGCGCGATAACGTCAGCGGCCGCACAGGAGACGGGTCTGCCCGCCGGGACTCCCGTCTGCGCGGGGACCGTCGACGCCTGGAGTGAGGCTTTCAGCGCCGGGGTGCGGCGACCCGGGGACGTGATGCTGATGTACGGCTCGACGATGTTCTTCGTCCAGGTTCTTCCTACCCTCCAAACCCACCCGCTGCTATGGACAACCTCTGGCATCGAGCCGGGGCAGTTCACGCTCGCCGCGGGAATGTCGACCTCGGGGTCGCTCACGTCATGGGTTCAGCAGTTGACCGGGGACGTGCCGTTCGAACAGCTCATCGCCGAGGCGGCGGCTGTGCCGCCTGGATCCGACGGCCTGGTACTCCTGCCGTACTTCGCTGGTGAGCGCACGCCGATCTTCGACCCGAGAGCGCGTGGCGTCGTCGCCGGACTCAGTCTGCGGCACGGGCGGGGCCATCTCTTCCGTGCTGCATACGAGGGCATCGCCTACGGCATCCGGCAGATCATCGAGTTTCTCGACAGCGAGCAGACCCCGATCGAACGGCTCGTGGCTGTCGGCGGCGGAACGCAGGGTGGCTTGTGGACTCAGATCGTGAGCGACGTCGTCGGCCGACCCCAGGTGGTACCGACCCAAACCGTGGGCGCGAGCTACGGCGACGCGCTGCTCGCCGCGATCGGAACCGGCCTGGTTCCACCGGAGACCGACTGGGCGACCGTCGGCCAGCTCATCGAACCGAACCCCCGCACCCGGGCACTTTACGACGACCTGTTCGGCGTCTACGACAGCTTGTACGGAGCGACGAAGCCGCTCGTGCACACGCTGTCCGCCATCCAGGAGTCCCCATTCACCGAGTGACTCCGCACATGCCGGACGGATGTTCGCGCGACGTGCAAGTCGGGCCGCAATCGGCCCTACTCACATCTCCGGAGGATGTTCCTCATGCCTGTCCGTGCGAGACGCGGGATCGGCGCGCCAATGAATCGATGAGTACCGCCAGGGCAAGGACAGCGCCGGTGATCATGAACCGTGGGGCCGACGACAGATTCAGCAATGTCAATCCATTCGAGATGGACTGGATCACGAGGATTCCCAGCAGGGCTGAATACGCTGATCCTCGACCACCGAACAGGCTTGTACCGCCGATGACAGCTGCGGCGATGGCGTTGAGATTGACGTCGCCGGTGCCGGCACTCTGGCTGGCCGAGGCCAGCCGGGCCGCCATGAAAATACCTCCGAGCGCCGCGAGCGTGCCGGTGAGGACGAAGGCAGACGTATAGACCCGGTTGACGTTGATACCGGCCCGACGCGCGGCCTCGACGCTGCCGCCGACCGCGAACATGTGCCTTCCCCAGTGGGTCCGGGTCAGGGCATAGTTTGCCACCACGACCGCGATGACGAAGACCATGAACATCCACGGCACTCCATTGTCCTGGTTGAGATACCAGGTGGCGGCGAGGAAGACGACCAGGAGCGCACCGCTCTTGATCAGCCGGGACTGCACGGACGGCCGGGATAGATTGGCCCGTGCTCGTTCTCGGATGTTCGCCAGACCCGCGACGAGCACGCCGACCGCAGCGACGACGCAGATTATATAAGCCACAGCGGGTGGGAGGAACTGCTGCTGGCCGAAGGTCACCAGCTGCGAACCGTACGGGAGGTTGATCGACCCGTGGCTGCCGAGCAGCTGAAGCTGAAGTCCGAGGAAGGCGAGCAGGCCGGCCAGAGTCACAACGAAGCTCGGCATACCGAATCGCGTATAGACCAGTGAATAGAGCAGCCCGATCAGCGCACCGCTGAGCAGCGCCGCTAGGACAGCCACCGGCATAGGCCAGCCCTTGTTGACCCACAGAACCCCGAGGAACGCCGCCGAGAGACCACTCAAGGAACCCACCGACAGGTCGATCTCCCCGAGAATCAGGACCAGCACGATGCCCAGGGAGATCATTCCGACGGCCGCACTGTCGTACAACAGATTGACCAGGTTCGTCGAGGTAAGGAAGACCGGATTCAGGGTCTGGAACACAACGGCGATGCCGACCAGACCGACGAGGACAGGGAGCGGTCCCAGATCACCGGAGCGCACGCGGCGACCGAATCCGGTGATCATCCCGCCGACGCCGCCCACACCGACGGTTACTCGGCTGTCCTGGCGGTCGAGTTCAGTGCGCTCGGCCGCCTCGGACTCCGTAGACGTTTCCGTCTGACTCATGACAGCTCCTCTGCGGTGTTCGCAACAGCCGCGTTGACCTCGACCGCTCGCCGGGCCGATCGACGAGCGACGACGTTGTCCGTGGCGCCCGTGATTGCCGCGACAAGCTCGTGGTTGCTCACATCCGGACCGAAGGTTCCGTTGTTGCGGCCGAGCCGGAGCACCACGATCCTGTCCGCGACCGCCCGAACGTCCTCCATGTTGTGACTGATCATGATGATGCCGAGCCCCTTGGCGCGCACCCGTTCGATCAGGTTGAGGACTTCCGCGGTTTGCGCCACCCCCAGGGCGGCAGTCGGCTCGTCGAGCATGATTAGCCGGGGGTTGACCAGCAGTGACCGGGCGATAGCGACGGTTTGGCGCTGACCACCTGACAGCGACGCGATGGGGACGCGAACGCTCGGGATCCGAGCCGATAGCTCCCCGAGGAGCTCCCAGGACCGAGTCTCCATCTCGACCTCGCTGAGCCGCGTCCTACCGAGCTCTCGACCGAGAAACAGGTTGGCGACGACGTCGAGGTTCTCACAGAGCGCGAGATCCTGGAAAACGGTAGCGATGCCGAGTTCGAGTGCCGCGTTCGGCGAGGGAATTGTGACGGGCTTCCCGTCGAAGAAGAGCTCACCGGAGTCGGGCTGATGGACACCGGACAGGACCTTGACCAGGGTGGACTTACCGGCCCCGTTATCGCCGACGAGGGCG
Protein-coding sequences here:
- a CDS encoding ATP-binding cassette domain-containing protein; this translates as MLDGIDLRLRSGEIVALLWRPDSGKSTLLRITAGLIAPSSGHVRYRGTELNRPGCETTQPSAIKIRPVGSMRCVRRRTSQLPVPEP
- a CDS encoding AAA family ATPase, with protein sequence MIIWLNGTFGAGKTTTATELTTLLPGSRIFDTEEVGLMLRHVLGTETVRDFQDWQPWRGLVVAAATQILDYVGGVLVIPQSVLVHQYWQEIRTGLETASVPLHHFVLHAERDELLRRIETDPTKPNSTWRLERLDDYDAARSWHSQEAHVIDTTDLQPRRVAKLVATQADQTRTIATDRHPTN
- a CDS encoding sugar ABC transporter permease, whose translation is MSQTETSTESEAAERTELDRQDSRVTVGVGGVGGMITGFGRRVRSGDLGPLPVLVGLVGIAVVFQTLNPVFLTSTNLVNLLYDSAAVGMISLGIVLVLILGEIDLSVGSLSGLSAAFLGVLWVNKGWPMPVAVLAALLSGALIGLLYSLVYTRFGMPSFVVTLAGLLAFLGLQLQLLGSHGSINLPYGSQLVTFGQQQFLPPAVAYIICVVAAVGVLVAGLANIRERARANLSRPSVQSRLIKSGALLVVFLAATWYLNQDNGVPWMFMVFVIAVVVANYALTRTHWGRHMFAVGGSVEAARRAGINVNRVYTSAFVLTGTLAALGGIFMAARLASASQSAGTGDVNLNAIAAAVIGGTSLFGGRGSAYSALLGILVIQSISNGLTLLNLSSAPRFMITGAVLALAVLIDSLARRSRVSHGQA
- a CDS encoding ATP-binding cassette domain-containing protein, giving the protein MTATATSSTTPVLSLRGIGKTFGAVSALTDIDMEVHAGEVVALVGDNGAGKSTLVKVLSGVHQPDSGELFFDGKPVTIPSPNAALELGIATVFQDLALCENLDVVANLFLGRELGRTRLSEVEMETRSWELLGELSARIPSVRVPIASLSGGQRQTVAIARSLLVNPRLIMLDEPTAALGVAQTAEVLNLIERVRAKGLGIIMISHNMEDVRAVADRIVVLRLGRNNGTFGPDVSNHELVAAITGATDNVVARRSARRAVEVNAAVANTAEELS
- a CDS encoding MgtC/SapB family protein, with translation MSTVEMILRLLAGVGLGAVIGFERQYRARMAGLRTNALVAAGATLFVLLSAHGFHGGTADPTRVAAQIVSGIGFLGAGVIIRDGLNVRGLNTAATLWCSAAVGALAGAGMFTTAAAGAVAVMVVNIALRAAGRAVDRQPDAAAEQPASYVFVAVTNDEQEAQVRALLVQALTRTDFRLLSVSSANTEIPGRVEVRAELTGDQRDDRQMESAVSRLSLEPSVTSVGWHISVDDTADGARA
- a CDS encoding GFA family protein → MNGGCLCGNIRFSATGDPDFPHLCSCEHCQRLSGAPVMSWVSFPEEGFAWTGPGGEPTWFETFPQICRGFCPKRGSSVASKGDEAGMVGVTITALDDHADLVPVKQSFAHNAVPWMAPLR
- a CDS encoding FGGY-family carbohydrate kinase, whose translation is MTGLSDLLLGVDMGTGSTKGVLTTSDGRILATAVRKHGMSLPRPGWAEVDAETIWWGDLVEVCRELVPHIAEHRLAGICVSGVGPCLLLCDQDLRPVRSAILYGIDMRATAEITELTDRLGADKVLQRCGKALSTQAVGPKMLWVARNEPDVWQRATRWYNSSSYAVAKLTGSYVLDHHTASQSDPLYDLRGQDWAQDWIGDIVGHLEMPQIVWPHEVVGAITSAAAQETGLPAGTPVCAGTVDAWSEAFSAGVRRPGDVMLMYGSTMFFVQVLPTLQTHPLLWTTSGIEPGQFTLAAGMSTSGSLTSWVQQLTGDVPFEQLIAEAAAVPPGSDGLVLLPYFAGERTPIFDPRARGVVAGLSLRHGRGHLFRAAYEGIAYGIRQIIEFLDSEQTPIERLVAVGGGTQGGLWTQIVSDVVGRPQVVPTQTVGASYGDALLAAIGTGLVPPETDWATVGQLIEPNPRTRALYDDLFGVYDSLYGATKPLVHTLSAIQESPFTE